The following coding sequences lie in one Sedimentibacter sp. MB35-C1 genomic window:
- a CDS encoding sigma-54 dependent transcriptional regulator, with protein MNSFRLLIVDDEEKFVELLRDRLRRKGLYVQAATSGIDAVELIQQEEFDVGLFDIMMDKMDGLRLLEEAKRIQPDMEVIMLTGYGTVETAIRAMKNGAYDYLSKPINPTKLDLVLERASEKKKLKGYNNNLVENIKIINNKREIIGESRLIANLRYMIDKVADSNLPVLILGESGTGKDLVANELHCKSMRKDKPFIPINAGAIPNDLLESELFGHVKGAFTGAHTNKKGLVEIADEGTLFLDEIGDMELGLQKKLLRFLDTGEFRPVGGTMVKRTSVRVVTATNKNLEEAIEKGKFRQDLLYRLSVITIHVPPLRERGGDVLLLAEYYLKKSPDLKELTEEAKDFLLSYSFPGNVRELINFIDRGILLSKDNKIHSGDLYTKALMPEQQSGDKMTLGDIEKQHIIEVLNSTNWDKPKAAKILKIGLRTLYRKIDKYEIHR; from the coding sequence ATGAACAGCTTCAGATTGCTGATAGTAGATGATGAGGAGAAATTCGTAGAGCTGTTGAGAGACAGATTGAGAAGGAAGGGCTTGTATGTTCAGGCAGCAACATCCGGAATAGATGCGGTAGAACTGATACAACAGGAAGAATTTGATGTTGGGCTGTTTGATATTATGATGGATAAAATGGACGGACTTAGGCTTCTGGAAGAAGCTAAAAGAATTCAACCTGACATGGAAGTAATTATGCTTACGGGCTATGGTACTGTGGAGACCGCTATAAGAGCTATGAAGAACGGAGCTTATGATTATCTTTCAAAACCGATAAACCCCACCAAACTTGATTTGGTATTGGAAAGAGCTTCGGAAAAAAAGAAGCTCAAGGGATACAATAATAATCTCGTCGAAAACATAAAAATTATTAATAACAAAAGAGAGATAATAGGAGAATCTAGGTTGATAGCAAACCTTAGATACATGATAGATAAAGTTGCTGATAGCAATCTTCCGGTGCTTATATTGGGTGAAAGTGGCACTGGCAAAGATTTGGTGGCAAATGAATTGCACTGTAAAAGCATGAGAAAGGACAAGCCGTTTATTCCAATAAACGCTGGGGCTATCCCCAATGATCTTCTGGAGTCTGAATTGTTCGGACATGTTAAGGGTGCTTTCACAGGAGCACACACAAATAAAAAAGGTCTTGTTGAAATAGCCGACGAAGGAACTCTTTTTTTGGACGAAATAGGTGATATGGAACTTGGCCTGCAGAAAAAGCTTCTAAGATTTTTGGATACAGGTGAATTCAGACCTGTGGGGGGCACAATGGTTAAAAGAACCTCTGTAAGGGTTGTGACGGCTACAAATAAAAATTTGGAGGAAGCTATTGAAAAGGGCAAGTTTAGACAAGACTTGTTATACAGGTTAAGTGTTATTACCATACATGTTCCACCATTAAGGGAAAGAGGTGGAGATGTATTACTTTTAGCGGAGTATTATTTGAAAAAATCACCGGATTTAAAAGAACTGACAGAAGAAGCAAAAGATTTTCTGCTTAGCTATAGCTTCCCTGGAAATGTAAGAGAACTGATTAATTTTATCGACAGAGGGATCTTGCTTTCAAAGGATAATAAAATACATTCTGGTGACTTATATACGAAAGCGCTGATGCCAGAGCAGCAATCCGGCGATAAAATGACTTTGGGTGATATAGAAAAACAGCATATTATAGAGGTGCTGAATTCAACAAACTGGGATAAGCCAAAGGCAGCTAAAATATTAAAAATTGGACTTAGAACATTGTACAGAAAAATTGATAAGTATGAAATACATAGGTGA
- a CDS encoding YaaL family protein: MSSISKNDKKIKLMNIKNIFYNSKVRSSNDKNDLYANLESARKEWEEAKNIFENVSEPDLVDYAIYNVEAAEKKYIYLLRQIKNEESAAN, encoded by the coding sequence ATGAGCAGTATTTCTAAAAATGATAAAAAAATAAAATTAATGAATATCAAAAATATTTTTTACAACTCTAAAGTAAGAAGCAGCAATGATAAAAATGACTTATATGCAAATTTAGAAAGTGCAAGGAAAGAGTGGGAAGAAGCAAAAAATATTTTTGAAAACGTATCAGAGCCTGATTTAGTTGATTATGCTATTTATAATGTAGAAGCAGCTGAAAAGAAATATATCTATTTGTTGAGACAGATAAAAAACGAAGAATCAGCTGCTAATTAA
- the mnmH gene encoding tRNA 2-selenouridine(34) synthase MnmH: MNTVSYKDAKNKYFFIDVRSPAEYKADTITGSVNIPLLNDEERKEVGTTYVQVGKTEAKRLGVKLISSRLPDIFEQVLELKFKHNNLAAFCARGGYRSSFICASFSSVGIPLFQLEGGYKSYRKEVISSIPKLNEKTTYIVLNGNTGVGKTDILYGLKKLGCSILDLEGAANHRGSIFGSIGIGECNTQKKFETNIYDQLVEAEGKYVFVEAESQKIGKVTLPKCISEKMKQGIQVFVDADMEHRIKSLKKDYTLDDSWISESIKAMDYLKRYIAREKIEMLKQEVIKGNFDNVARELMEKYYDPMYNFKSGKLNYAASFHNEAGTDNVSDKMFMWYRGLQMSTV; this comes from the coding sequence TTGAACACAGTAAGTTATAAAGATGCAAAAAATAAATATTTTTTTATTGATGTAAGAAGTCCAGCAGAATATAAAGCCGATACCATAACAGGTTCTGTAAACATACCTTTGCTGAACGATGAAGAAAGAAAAGAGGTTGGTACCACATATGTGCAGGTAGGAAAAACGGAAGCCAAAAGGCTTGGCGTAAAACTTATATCATCGAGACTGCCTGACATATTTGAGCAGGTGCTGGAATTAAAGTTTAAGCATAATAATTTAGCGGCATTCTGTGCAAGGGGAGGCTATAGGAGCTCATTTATATGTGCTTCATTCAGTTCAGTAGGAATTCCGCTGTTTCAGTTGGAAGGAGGATATAAAAGCTACCGCAAAGAGGTGATAAGTTCTATTCCAAAACTGAATGAGAAGACAACATACATTGTATTAAATGGAAATACCGGAGTGGGTAAAACCGATATACTGTACGGATTAAAAAAGCTTGGATGCTCCATACTTGACTTGGAAGGAGCTGCAAACCACAGAGGCTCTATTTTTGGAAGCATAGGTATAGGTGAATGCAATACGCAAAAGAAATTTGAAACAAATATTTACGACCAGTTGGTTGAAGCTGAAGGCAAATATGTATTTGTTGAAGCTGAAAGCCAGAAGATAGGAAAAGTTACACTACCTAAATGCATATCAGAAAAAATGAAACAAGGCATACAAGTGTTTGTTGATGCAGACATGGAACACAGAATAAAAAGCCTTAAAAAAGATTACACTTTAGATGATTCGTGGATTAGTGAATCTATTAAGGCTATGGATTATCTAAAAAGATATATAGCAAGAGAAAAGATTGAAATGCTTAAGCAGGAAGTAATAAAGGGTAACTTTGACAATGTAGCAAGAGAACTTATGGAAAAATATTACGACCCAATGTACAATTTTAAATCAGGCAAATTAAATTATGCTGCGTCATTTCACAACGAAGCAGGCACGGACAATGTGTCAGACAAAATGTTTATGTGGTACAGGGGATTACAAATGTCAACGGTTTAG
- a CDS encoding GNAT family N-acetyltransferase encodes MIDPIQNIFIETKRLIIKNPSMDDFPEVIKMKCNRDVMKYTGGITKQSYENELSSYFKKINTFGINSNYVFSVIEKNTNKYIGYCGFKHSDAIRGIEMVFGFAKPYWKKGYAKEATKKILSYGFNNLDFDEISAAVDSLNTASEHILNYIGLRYKNKVDWPDNRTMNLYSIKREEFLKE; translated from the coding sequence ATGATAGATCCAATTCAAAATATATTTATAGAAACTAAAAGACTTATAATAAAAAATCCCAGTATGGATGATTTCCCTGAAGTTATAAAGATGAAATGCAACAGAGATGTTATGAAATATACGGGAGGTATAACAAAGCAGTCATATGAAAATGAATTGAGCAGTTATTTTAAAAAAATCAATACTTTCGGAATTAATAGCAATTATGTATTTTCTGTAATAGAAAAAAACACAAATAAATATATTGGCTACTGCGGTTTTAAACATAGTGATGCGATCAGAGGTATTGAGATGGTCTTCGGATTCGCAAAGCCTTATTGGAAAAAAGGCTATGCTAAAGAAGCCACTAAAAAAATACTTTCATATGGATTTAATAATTTAGATTTTGATGAAATATCCGCGGCGGTTGATTCATTGAACACCGCGTCTGAACACATTCTGAATTATATCGGGCTAAGGTATAAAAACAAGGTTGATTGGCCTGATAATAGAACTATGAATCTCTACTCAATAAAGAGGGAAGAATTTCTGAAAGAATAA
- a CDS encoding acyltransferase translates to MKEDKLYELDYMRFIACLAVIIVHITATGVTGYIHGSFPHIMVLILNRSLKFTTPIFIFLSGVTSFYSYRKKEFKLFQFIKKRLKKVLVAYFFWCVVYYLAYIKLGFYTFDIKFFSKNVILGTMSYHLYFVIIIAQMYIVGPIFYKLLKNSDKKVVILIVSALVTMLCAEFIRFKYADRIFLKYMFFYMLGIFVTLEYDRYMAWINKYKLIITAGYVAASAVYTYVSFNDMSTYIYAWFVFSVFSVFFVYVVGLVMKKYMAKIYSFIKLFGQSSYYIYLMHPLVLTMAIMYADSHGILSITSRLIIYSLTVIPITIIFCLVFTAAKNKIKKSKKAALAA, encoded by the coding sequence ATGAAAGAAGACAAGCTTTATGAACTTGATTACATGAGGTTTATTGCATGTCTTGCGGTAATTATTGTTCATATAACTGCAACGGGAGTGACCGGATACATTCACGGAAGCTTTCCACATATAATGGTATTGATACTAAATAGAAGTTTAAAGTTTACAACACCTATCTTTATTTTTTTGAGCGGTGTTACCAGCTTCTACAGTTATCGAAAAAAAGAATTTAAACTTTTTCAGTTTATAAAAAAAAGGCTGAAGAAGGTTCTTGTAGCATATTTTTTTTGGTGTGTGGTATATTATTTGGCGTATATTAAGTTAGGGTTTTACACGTTTGATATTAAGTTTTTTTCGAAAAACGTGATTTTAGGAACAATGTCATACCACCTTTATTTTGTAATAATAATAGCGCAGATGTACATTGTTGGCCCGATTTTTTATAAATTGCTTAAAAATTCTGATAAAAAGGTTGTCATATTAATTGTATCGGCACTGGTGACGATGCTTTGTGCTGAATTTATCAGATTTAAATATGCGGATAGAATCTTTTTGAAATATATGTTTTTCTATATGCTTGGAATATTTGTGACATTGGAGTATGACAGGTACATGGCATGGATAAATAAGTACAAATTAATAATTACAGCGGGATATGTAGCTGCTTCTGCAGTATACACATATGTTTCGTTCAACGATATGTCCACATATATTTATGCGTGGTTTGTTTTTTCAGTATTTTCAGTTTTCTTTGTATATGTTGTAGGACTTGTTATGAAAAAATACATGGCAAAAATATATAGTTTTATCAAGTTGTTCGGTCAAAGCTCGTACTATATTTATCTAATGCATCCGCTGGTGCTTACAATGGCAATAATGTATGCCGATAGCCATGGAATACTGTCAATTACATCAAGGCTTATTATCTATTCACTGACAGTGATTCCAATAACAATTATATTTTGTCTGGTTTTTACCGCAGCAAAAAACAAAATAAAGAAAAGCAAAAAAGCGGCATTAGCCGCTTAG
- a CDS encoding thymidine kinase, translating to MAQLYYRYSTMGAGKSIEVQKVAFNYEEKGQNPLIFTSGLDDRYAESGIVASRIGLQRKAISVNDEMNIFDIVKKYNDLFRVDAVIIDECQFLKKHHIMELTDVVDDLNIPVMCYGLKSDFKNELFEGSYWLLAMSDKIEEIKTVCWCGKKAIANARLIDGKVVYEGEQIFVGGNESYTALCRKHYKKGLVMPYHEESKDLITRYERLSKEEKDSNE from the coding sequence ATGGCACAGCTTTACTATAGATATAGTACCATGGGTGCGGGAAAAAGCATAGAGGTTCAAAAAGTTGCATTCAATTATGAAGAAAAGGGACAAAATCCGTTGATATTTACATCTGGTTTGGATGACAGATATGCGGAATCAGGAATTGTTGCTTCGCGCATAGGGTTGCAACGAAAAGCGATATCGGTAAATGATGAAATGAATATTTTTGATATTGTAAAGAAATACAATGACCTGTTCAGAGTGGATGCTGTTATAATTGACGAATGTCAATTTTTAAAGAAACATCATATAATGGAACTTACTGACGTTGTCGACGATTTAAATATACCGGTCATGTGTTATGGCTTGAAATCAGATTTTAAAAATGAATTGTTTGAAGGATCATACTGGCTTTTGGCAATGTCTGATAAAATAGAAGAAATTAAAACGGTATGTTGGTGCGGCAAAAAGGCTATCGCCAATGCGCGCCTCATTGACGGAAAGGTTGTTTATGAGGGAGAACAAATTTTTGTCGGTGGAAATGAAAGCTACACAGCCTTGTGCAGAAAGCATTATAAAAAAGGGCTGGTTATGCCGTATCATGAAGAATCCAAAGACTTAATAACAAGATATGAGAGGTTGTCTAAAGAAGAAAAAGACAGCAATGAATAA
- a CDS encoding ECF transporter S component, with amino-acid sequence MEDKKIKELVYTSLLAALVCVATFIIKVPSPVTNGYTHLGDGFIFIAVLLLGKKNGAWAGAIGASLADIIGGYSFYAVPTFIIKGIMALIMGTVAEKLPGGMKHKWVAGALAGSVWQIFAYYVVGSVMVGSFISTISEIPGNSIQSAAGIISATLFMAVFKHTPIGRDMLEC; translated from the coding sequence ATGGAAGATAAGAAAATAAAAGAATTAGTATACACATCTCTGCTTGCGGCATTGGTTTGCGTTGCAACATTTATTATAAAGGTACCTTCGCCTGTAACAAATGGGTATACTCATTTAGGAGATGGATTCATATTTATTGCTGTACTGTTGCTAGGCAAGAAAAATGGAGCGTGGGCAGGAGCAATAGGAGCTTCTTTGGCAGATATTATCGGCGGCTATAGTTTTTATGCAGTACCAACATTTATAATTAAAGGAATAATGGCATTGATCATGGGTACAGTTGCTGAAAAACTGCCTGGAGGAATGAAGCATAAATGGGTTGCAGGAGCTTTAGCGGGAAGTGTATGGCAGATATTTGCCTACTATGTTGTAGGTTCTGTGATGGTTGGAAGCTTTATTTCAACAATAAGCGAAATTCCAGGCAACTCTATCCAATCGGCAGCCGGAATTATTTCTGCTACGTTATTTATGGCGGTGTTTAAACATACACCAATAGGCAGAGATATGTTGGAATGTTAG
- a CDS encoding M20 family metallopeptidase, with amino-acid sequence MKNVLDEAKTLQEVIVKDRRYLHQNAELGHDLPITSEYLVNRLKEMGYEPQVITDSAIVALAGGKKKGPTILLRADMDALPILEENGLEYKSTTKNMHACGHDVHASMLLGAAQILKSHEDELEGTVKLMFQPAEEQLSGAKSMIEAGVLENPKVDAAIMIHIFSGMPVPAGSLLVPNGGYVTSSGDMFHIDIKGKGGHGAMPNNSVDPLNVAAHIHISLQEIISREVPPSSTTVITIGQMHGGNASNIIPDTAFIQGSIRAFDEKEREHMKNRVVEISKGTASTFRAEANVEYRMECPSVYNNPELYEQVHKINVDLLGKEAVKAFDTAFPGGKMTGSEDFGYISERVPSVMMALGGGSPEQGYPYPQHHPKVNFDEDVFYIGSAVYANTAIEWLRLSK; translated from the coding sequence ATGAAAAATGTTTTAGATGAAGCTAAAACACTGCAGGAAGTAATAGTAAAGGACAGAAGGTATTTGCATCAGAATGCTGAACTGGGGCATGACTTGCCGATTACTTCCGAATATTTAGTAAACAGACTGAAAGAAATGGGCTATGAACCTCAGGTTATTACCGATTCAGCAATTGTAGCTCTAGCCGGCGGAAAAAAGAAAGGCCCCACTATTTTATTGAGAGCAGATATGGATGCTCTGCCCATACTTGAAGAAAATGGGCTTGAATATAAATCAACAACAAAAAATATGCATGCCTGCGGCCATGACGTCCACGCTTCAATGCTGCTTGGAGCTGCTCAAATTTTAAAGAGCCACGAAGATGAGCTTGAAGGAACAGTTAAGCTCATGTTTCAACCAGCTGAAGAACAGCTGTCTGGAGCAAAATCAATGATTGAAGCAGGTGTGCTTGAGAACCCAAAGGTGGATGCTGCAATTATGATCCATATCTTTTCCGGCATGCCGGTACCTGCTGGATCTCTGCTTGTACCTAATGGAGGATATGTAACTTCATCAGGAGACATGTTCCATATAGATATTAAAGGTAAGGGCGGTCATGGGGCAATGCCTAACAATTCTGTGGATCCACTGAATGTAGCTGCTCATATACATATTTCACTTCAGGAAATTATTTCAAGAGAAGTACCTCCTTCAAGCACAACTGTTATTACTATCGGACAGATGCACGGAGGAAATGCGTCAAATATAATTCCAGATACTGCATTTATTCAGGGAAGTATCAGGGCATTTGACGAAAAAGAAAGAGAACATATGAAAAATAGAGTTGTTGAAATTTCAAAAGGAACAGCCTCAACTTTCAGAGCAGAAGCAAATGTTGAATATAGAATGGAATGCCCTTCTGTTTATAACAACCCAGAGCTCTATGAACAAGTGCATAAAATCAATGTAGATTTATTGGGAAAAGAAGCTGTCAAAGCATTTGATACAGCATTCCCAGGAGGGAAAATGACCGGTTCCGAAGACTTCGGTTATATCAGCGAAAGAGTTCCTTCAGTTATGATGGCTTTAGGCGGAGGCTCTCCTGAGCAAGGATACCCGTACCCTCAACACCATCCAAAGGTAAATTTTGATGAGGATGTTTTCTACATAGGTTCTGCAGTCTATGCCAATACCGCTATTGAATGGCTGAGACTAAGCAAATAA
- the glp gene encoding gephyrin-like molybdotransferase Glp, which translates to MQQNISVEQAKSIILDGREKTDIIEIPILESLGHVLANDVKSHMDMPPFDRSPLDGYALMSEDTKDASIERPVVLDVIDYVPAGYVSSKKVKNGQAIRIMTGAKIPEGADIVIKYEDTEFTKEDVKIFSYTKSGANIVRRGEDIKCGETVLAKGKVIQPADIGILATLGMSKVQVYAKLKIGILATGDELVEVDKKLDEGKIRNSNSYTLAAQIIRSGGDPEILGICKDDIGEISEKLKSALEKYDMIITTGGVSVGDADLVKEAFKKIGAEILFWKVQVKPGSPITVAKYNNKFLFGLSGNPAAASITFEQFVRPAVLSLMGRENVDLIKVKSVLKSNFNKIRNHSRYVRAVTYYKDGGFFTLLPDKHSSGVLSSLSGINSLLLIKAGEGPYKSGDIIEVELLSKPEVVV; encoded by the coding sequence ATGCAGCAGAATATATCTGTGGAACAAGCAAAATCAATTATTTTAGACGGTAGGGAAAAAACGGACATTATTGAAATCCCTATTTTGGAATCATTGGGGCATGTGCTGGCAAATGATGTGAAATCACACATGGATATGCCGCCTTTTGACAGGTCTCCTTTAGATGGATACGCATTGATGTCTGAAGATACAAAAGATGCAAGTATAGAAAGGCCGGTGGTATTAGATGTAATAGATTATGTTCCGGCAGGATATGTAAGCTCAAAGAAGGTAAAAAATGGTCAGGCAATAAGGATTATGACCGGGGCAAAAATTCCAGAAGGAGCAGATATAGTAATAAAATACGAAGATACAGAATTTACGAAAGAAGATGTGAAAATATTTAGTTATACAAAATCCGGAGCCAATATTGTAAGAAGAGGGGAAGATATAAAGTGCGGAGAAACTGTATTGGCAAAAGGAAAGGTTATTCAACCGGCAGATATAGGGATATTAGCTACGCTGGGAATGAGCAAAGTGCAGGTGTACGCAAAATTAAAAATTGGGATTCTTGCGACTGGGGATGAACTTGTTGAAGTTGATAAAAAACTTGATGAAGGGAAAATAAGGAACAGCAATTCATATACTCTTGCGGCTCAAATAATTAGAAGCGGTGGAGATCCTGAAATATTAGGAATATGCAAGGATGATATCGGCGAAATATCTGAAAAATTAAAAAGTGCTTTAGAAAAATATGACATGATTATAACAACAGGTGGAGTATCTGTTGGAGATGCAGATTTGGTAAAAGAAGCTTTTAAGAAGATAGGGGCAGAAATATTATTTTGGAAAGTGCAAGTAAAACCAGGTTCACCTATTACGGTAGCCAAGTACAATAATAAATTTCTCTTTGGTTTGTCGGGAAATCCGGCTGCTGCCAGCATAACATTTGAACAGTTTGTCCGACCAGCGGTTCTAAGCTTAATGGGAAGAGAAAATGTGGATCTTATTAAAGTGAAGTCTGTTTTAAAGAGTAATTTTAATAAAATTAGAAATCACAGCCGGTATGTAAGGGCAGTTACTTACTATAAAGACGGAGGATTTTTTACATTGTTGCCTGATAAGCACAGCTCCGGAGTTTTATCATCATTGTCTGGTATAAATTCTTTGCTTTTAATAAAGGCAGGGGAAGGCCCTTACAAATCGGGAGACATAATAGAGGTAGAACTGCTAAGTAAGCCAGAGGTAGTAGTATGA
- a CDS encoding hydrolase, whose protein sequence is MITKEEAWKLLKEYNKEEFHLQHAETVGFVMEYFAKNLGYEDEAEFWGIVGLLHDLDFEMYPEEHCVKVQEIMAEKGIDEKIIHAVASHGYGLTETTAKPEHQMEKVLFAIDELTGLIGAVALMRPSKSVSDLGLKSLKKKFKTSSFAAGCSRDAIKQGAEMLGWELDNLFQQTILAMREYEKASNN, encoded by the coding sequence ATGATTACAAAAGAAGAAGCCTGGAAATTACTTAAGGAATATAATAAGGAAGAATTTCATTTACAGCATGCCGAAACCGTAGGTTTTGTAATGGAGTATTTTGCCAAGAATTTAGGTTATGAAGATGAAGCAGAATTTTGGGGAATAGTAGGACTTCTGCATGACTTGGACTTTGAAATGTATCCTGAGGAACATTGCGTAAAGGTTCAGGAAATAATGGCCGAAAAAGGAATTGATGAAAAAATCATACATGCCGTAGCAAGCCACGGTTACGGACTGACTGAAACAACCGCAAAACCTGAACACCAAATGGAAAAAGTTCTGTTTGCCATTGATGAACTTACAGGTTTAATAGGGGCTGTAGCATTAATGAGGCCTTCAAAAAGCGTATCAGATCTGGGATTAAAATCATTAAAGAAAAAATTCAAAACCTCAAGCTTTGCTGCCGGATGTTCAAGAGATGCAATTAAACAGGGAGCCGAAATGCTTGGATGGGAGCTGGATAATTTATTTCAGCAAACAATTTTAGCAATGAGAGAGTACGAAAAAGCCTCAAATAATTAA
- a CDS encoding M20 family metallopeptidase: protein MNIQELSKKYAQYVVNMRREFHMNPEISMHEERTARRIAEELTKMGIPCKPIAGTGVLGIIKGNHEGKTIALRADIDALEITEKNNVEYKSQTDGVMHACGHDCHAAMLLGAAAILNEIKDEIKGTVKLMFQPGEEVAQGAKKMIEEGALDGVDEVFGMHVMGHLPAGKIAIGAGARMASADSFKITVKGTGGHGSMPNLAVDALLAASAIVMNLQSIASREVSPMDTVVVSVGKLISGTRFNIIADEAVMEGTTRCFSYEVRDKLPEMIKRIAESTAATYRAKAELEYKLLTAPTINDEKSTERVEKSIKKIMSEDAVIEMQKMPGAEDFSEYLEKVPGTFVLVGTANEAKNTCFANHHPNFDVDEDMLHYGSALYTQYATDYLNEVEK, encoded by the coding sequence ATGAATATACAGGAACTTTCAAAAAAATATGCGCAGTATGTAGTTAATATGAGAAGAGAATTTCATATGAATCCTGAAATAAGCATGCATGAGGAAAGAACAGCACGAAGGATAGCAGAGGAGCTGACAAAGATGGGCATACCATGCAAACCAATTGCAGGGACAGGTGTGCTGGGTATAATAAAGGGCAATCATGAAGGAAAAACAATAGCTTTGAGAGCTGATATCGATGCTCTAGAAATTACTGAAAAGAACAATGTCGAATATAAATCCCAAACTGACGGCGTGATGCATGCATGCGGCCATGACTGCCATGCGGCTATGCTTCTGGGTGCGGCAGCCATACTTAATGAGATTAAAGATGAAATAAAAGGAACTGTAAAATTGATGTTCCAGCCTGGCGAAGAAGTTGCTCAGGGAGCTAAAAAAATGATAGAAGAAGGGGCTTTAGACGGAGTCGACGAAGTATTCGGAATGCATGTAATGGGCCATCTCCCTGCAGGAAAAATTGCTATAGGAGCAGGAGCAAGAATGGCATCCGCAGATTCTTTCAAAATTACCGTAAAGGGAACTGGTGGTCACGGGTCTATGCCTAACCTTGCAGTTGATGCGCTGCTTGCAGCTTCTGCAATAGTAATGAACTTGCAGTCAATAGCAAGCAGAGAAGTATCGCCGATGGATACTGTTGTTGTAAGTGTTGGAAAACTGATTTCTGGTACAAGGTTTAACATAATTGCCGATGAAGCCGTTATGGAAGGAACAACAAGGTGCTTCAGCTATGAAGTTAGAGATAAGCTTCCGGAAATGATAAAAAGAATAGCAGAATCTACTGCCGCAACTTACAGAGCTAAAGCTGAACTGGAATATAAACTATTAACAGCACCAACTATAAATGATGAAAAGTCTACGGAAAGAGTAGAAAAGTCGATTAAAAAAATAATGTCTGAGGATGCAGTAATAGAGATGCAAAAGATGCCCGGCGCAGAGGATTTTTCAGAGTATCTTGAAAAGGTTCCGGGAACTTTTGTACTGGTTGGGACAGCTAATGAAGCTAAAAACACATGCTTTGCAAACCATCATCCTAACTTTGATGTTGATGAAGATATGCTGCATTACGGATCTGCGCTGTATACACAGTATGCAACTGACTATCTTAATGAAGTTGAAAAGTAA
- the mobB gene encoding molybdopterin-guanine dinucleotide biosynthesis protein B, translating into MIPVISVVGAESNVGKTTVICKIIRELKLRNYKVATIKHHKGDFDIDYPEKDTWKHYDSGADTVIISSPVKLARIERRSEEYKLDEIISGISNVDIIITEGYKTCHKHKIEVARKCFSQKIISKETELFAVVTDFYVKSNIPRFSHDDIKELVDLIEEKFLNE; encoded by the coding sequence ATGATACCTGTAATTTCTGTTGTGGGAGCTGAATCAAATGTGGGAAAAACAACGGTTATTTGCAAGATAATAAGGGAGCTTAAATTAAGAAATTATAAAGTCGCAACTATAAAGCATCACAAAGGCGATTTTGATATAGACTATCCTGAAAAGGATACATGGAAACATTATGATTCAGGCGCTGATACGGTTATTATTTCTTCGCCTGTAAAATTAGCACGAATAGAGCGCAGGTCTGAAGAATATAAGCTGGATGAAATTATAAGCGGAATAAGTAACGTTGATATTATTATAACGGAAGGATATAAAACCTGTCATAAGCATAAAATTGAAGTAGCGAGAAAGTGCTTTTCTCAGAAGATAATTTCAAAAGAAACAGAACTGTTTGCAGTTGTAACGGATTTTTATGTTAAAAGTAACATTCCAAGGTTTTCACACGATGATATAAAGGAACTGGTAGATTTAATTGAAGAAAAATTTTTAAATGAATAA